The Paenibacillus uliginis N3/975 genome has a window encoding:
- a CDS encoding DODA-type extradiol aromatic ring-opening family dioxygenase — MMPSYFIAHGAPSLVLEEHAYTDLLKNFAAYTTKPKAIVLFSAHWEEPVQTVSAVDEYSTIYDFGGFQDELYRITYPAKGDRSLSNQIQSLFSKQGIESALDEKRGLDHGAWAVLKLIYPNADIPVVALSVNRYLTNEQQYEIGKALSSLREQDVLVIGSGGTVHNLMGLNWRSEGTDAWAEEFDNWLQSKLETWDTTSLFNYRDLAPYAREAVPSSEHFIPLLIAMGAGDAGRKARLLHRSYQYGNLSLSCWQFD, encoded by the coding sequence ATGATGCCATCTTATTTTATCGCGCATGGTGCGCCTTCTCTTGTTCTTGAGGAACATGCCTACACTGATTTATTGAAAAATTTTGCGGCCTATACAACGAAACCAAAAGCGATTGTACTATTTTCCGCTCATTGGGAAGAGCCTGTTCAAACCGTGAGTGCGGTAGATGAGTATAGCACCATATATGATTTTGGCGGATTTCAGGATGAGCTTTACCGGATAACCTATCCGGCCAAAGGCGATCGATCCCTAAGCAACCAGATTCAATCGTTGTTCTCCAAGCAAGGGATTGAGAGTGCATTGGATGAGAAAAGAGGGCTCGATCACGGCGCTTGGGCTGTTCTCAAGCTGATCTATCCCAATGCGGATATTCCGGTTGTAGCCCTCTCCGTCAATCGTTACCTGACCAATGAACAGCAGTATGAAATCGGTAAGGCTTTGTCGTCACTCAGGGAACAGGATGTTCTCGTTATTGGGAGTGGGGGGACCGTACACAATCTAATGGGATTGAATTGGCGGTCGGAAGGCACGGACGCTTGGGCTGAAGAATTCGATAACTGGCTGCAGAGCAAATTGGAGACGTGGGATACTACTTCTTTGTTTAACTATAGAGATCTAGCACCTTATGCCCGGGAAGCCGTGCCGTCCAGTGAACACTTTATCCCGTTGTTAATTGCGATGGGGGCTGGTGATGCAGGCCGAAAAGCTCGTCTACTTCACCGAAGCTATCAGTACGGCAATTTAAGCTTGAGCTGCTGGCAGTTTGATTAA